In Humulus lupulus chromosome 7, drHumLupu1.1, whole genome shotgun sequence, the following are encoded in one genomic region:
- the LOC133791971 gene encoding altered inheritance of mitochondria protein 3-like, whose amino-acid sequence MSADIVSYHGGDGGGQDPTDPSRIPSTCESDRPARRRGRGPASNVNIEKRRRDAGKPLELQLDPATDKVVGTEHQAFVRQLSTEVTLLLPGHYLDFKDVPQQYKDQVVQKMKYYYNIDGHPEPERVMGTLYTEMRKRYSERKNIRHSHFQKYYSGNLNDLDSALNAIPDLCSKESWKEIVDLFLSPKFIARSTQNKKNRKEMKYLSTQGSKSMAAIRNEYDEPDEHAIDAWKDTHIKKSTKTWVSETCKELHEQMTQEMERQNIQSSRSGSESSSSEGSTAKSIQYQVMDKILGSRSDYQIGVGYRPKGKGKKSASSSTSQSPSQNQSQVPTNVTPEMMGVLAEMWVKMRDKVESGNFQTDSSLHDPRYEILLQQFLPSQQQGSTSNQSPGTSSMPQQPQQNSPNISGGSSQSPLFNYMFGLSSQFPQTQPMGSQFGGLPQQQQQQHMYGQFGPFMQQQPVYPHYGGSTQQPVYNQQYYTSPNQQQQQSPLIRPQPRPYYPSPPAPQSHEGLSRSTNIEDFLNEHFDEDNNN is encoded by the exons ATGTCAGCTGATATAGTATCATATCAcggtggagatggtggtggtcaagACCCCACAGATCCTAGCAGGATACCCTCaacttgcgagtcag atCGTCCTGCAAGAAGGAGGGGACGTGGCCCTGCCAGTAATGTTAATATTGAAAAACGAAGGCGGGATGCTGGCAAACCACTTGAATTGCAACTTGATCCAGCGACAGACAAAGTGGTTGGTACTGAGCACCAAGCTTTTGTTCGTCAATTGAGTACTGAAGTTACATTACTATTGCCGGGACATTATTTAGATTTTAAAGATGTTCCTCAGCAATATAAAGACCAGGTCGTTCAAAAGATGAAG tattactataatatcgaTGGGCATCCAGAACCTGAAAGAGTTATGGGAACTCTGTATACGgagatgcgcaaaagatattcAGAGAGAAAGAATATTAGGCATTCTCATTTCCAAAAATATTATTCTGGAAATCTGAATGATTTGGATAGTGCTCTCAATGCTATTCCTGACTTGTGCTCGAAGGAGAGCTGGAAAGAAATCGTCGATTTGTTTCTGAGCCCAAAGTTTATAGCGCGATCCACGCAGAACAAGAAAAATAGAAAGGAAATGAAGTATTTGTCGACGCAAGGCTCTAAATCAATGGCAGCGATCCGTAACGAATAT GATGAACCTGATGAGCATGCTATTGATGCTTGGAAAGATACTCATATAAAAAAATCTACGAAGACTTGGGTTAGCGAAACTTGCAAAGAACTACAT GAACAAATGACCCAAGAGATGGAGAGGCAAAATATTCAAAGTAGTCGGTCAGGTTCTGAATCTTCTTCTAGTGAAGGTTCTACTGCTAAATCAATACAGTATCAGGTTATGGATAAAATTCTTGGCTCGAGGTCTGATTATCAAATAGGAGTGGGATACAGGCctaaaggcaaagggaagaaaTCAGCATCtagctccacaagtcaaagtccaAGCCAAAATCAGTCACAAGTTCCTACTAATGTGACTCCAGAGATGATGGGAGTTTTGGCTGAGATGTGGGTTAAGATGCGTGATAAAGTCGAGTCAGGAAATTTTCAGACTGATTCTTCTCTCCATGACCCACGCTATGAAATTTTATTGCAGCAGTTCTTACCTTCTCAACAACAAGGTAGTACGTCTAATCAAAGCCCGGGGACGTCGTCGATGCCACAGCAACCACAACAAAATTCTCCAAACATATCTGGTGGTTCCTCTCAATCGccactttttaattatatgtttggacttTCTTCCCAGTTTCCTCAGACACAACCTATGGGAAGTCAGTTTGGAGGAttaccgcagcagcagcaacaacaacatatGTATGGTCAATTTGGGCCGTTCATGCAGCAGCAGCCGGTATATCCTCATTATGGAGGATCGACACAGCAGCCCGTTTATAATCAGCAGTACTACACTTCTCCAAATCAACAACAACAGCAGTCTCCTTTGATTCGTCCACAGCCTCGACCATATTATCCTTCGCCGCCAGCACCACAGTCTCATGAAGGTCTGAGTCGAAGCACGAATATTGAAGATTTTTTAAATGAACATTTTGATGAAgacaataataattag